A single genomic interval of Bradyrhizobium sp. AZCC 1693 harbors:
- the groL gene encoding chaperonin GroEL (60 kDa chaperone family; promotes refolding of misfolded polypeptides especially under stressful conditions; forms two stacked rings of heptamers to form a barrel-shaped 14mer; ends can be capped by GroES; misfolded proteins enter the barrel where they are refolded when GroES binds) yields the protein MAAKDVKFSGDARDRMLRGVDVLANAVKVTLGPKGRNVVIEKSFGAPRITKDGVTVAKEIELEDKFENMGAQMLREVASKTNDTAGDGTTTATVLAQAIVREGAKAVAAGMNPMDLKRGIDIAVHAVVKDLEKRAKPVAASSEVAQVGTISANGDTAIGKMIAQAMQKVGNEGVITVEENKSLDTEVDIVEGMKFDRGYLSPYFITNAEKMTAELEDVYVLLHEKKLSGLQSMLPVLEAVVQSGRPLLIIAEDVEGEALATLVVNRLRGGLKVAAVKAPGFGDRRKAMLEDIAILTGGQLISDELGMKLESVTINMLGRAGKVVIDKENTTIVKGAGKKKDIEARVTQIKAQIEETTSDYDREKLQERLAKLAGGVAVIRVGGATEVEVKEKKDRVEDALNATRAAVQEGIVPGGGVALLRAKKAVGRINNDNSDVQAGINIVLKALEAPVRQISENAGVEGSIVVGKILENKSETFGFDAQTEEYVDMVDKGIIDPAKVVRTALQDASSVAGLLVTTEAMVAELPREPAPPMPGGGGGMGGMGGMGF from the coding sequence ATGGCTGCCAAAGACGTTAAATTTTCCGGCGATGCCCGCGACCGCATGCTGCGCGGCGTCGACGTTCTCGCCAACGCGGTGAAGGTGACGCTCGGTCCGAAGGGCCGCAACGTCGTGATCGAAAAGAGTTTTGGCGCACCCCGCATCACCAAGGACGGCGTCACCGTCGCCAAGGAAATCGAGCTTGAGGACAAGTTCGAGAACATGGGTGCGCAGATGCTGCGCGAAGTCGCCTCGAAGACCAACGACACCGCCGGCGACGGCACCACCACGGCGACCGTGCTGGCGCAGGCGATCGTGCGCGAAGGCGCCAAGGCGGTTGCCGCCGGCATGAACCCGATGGACCTCAAGCGCGGCATCGACATCGCGGTCCACGCCGTCGTCAAGGATCTCGAGAAGCGCGCCAAGCCGGTCGCCGCCTCCTCCGAGGTCGCCCAGGTCGGCACCATCTCGGCCAATGGCGACACCGCCATCGGCAAGATGATCGCCCAGGCGATGCAGAAGGTCGGCAATGAAGGCGTCATCACGGTCGAGGAGAACAAGTCGCTCGATACCGAAGTCGACATCGTCGAGGGCATGAAGTTCGACCGCGGCTATCTGTCGCCCTACTTCATCACCAACGCCGAGAAGATGACCGCCGAGCTGGAGGACGTCTACGTGCTCTTGCACGAGAAGAAGCTCTCGGGCCTGCAGTCGATGCTGCCGGTGCTGGAAGCCGTGGTGCAGTCCGGCCGCCCGCTTTTGATCATCGCCGAGGACGTCGAGGGCGAGGCACTGGCGACGCTGGTGGTCAACCGCCTGCGCGGCGGCCTGAAGGTCGCCGCCGTCAAGGCGCCGGGCTTCGGCGATCGCCGCAAGGCCATGCTGGAAGACATCGCGATCCTGACCGGCGGTCAGCTGATCTCGGATGAACTCGGCATGAAGCTCGAAAGCGTCACCATCAACATGCTCGGCCGCGCCGGCAAGGTGGTGATCGACAAGGAGAACACCACGATCGTCAAGGGCGCCGGCAAGAAGAAGGATATTGAAGCCCGCGTCACGCAGATCAAGGCGCAGATCGAGGAAACCACCTCGGACTACGACCGCGAGAAGCTGCAGGAGCGTCTGGCCAAGCTCGCCGGCGGTGTCGCGGTGATCCGCGTCGGCGGCGCGACCGAAGTCGAGGTCAAGGAGAAGAAGGACCGCGTCGAGGACGCCCTCAACGCGACCCGTGCAGCCGTCCAGGAAGGCATCGTGCCGGGCGGCGGCGTGGCGCTGCTGCGCGCCAAGAAGGCCGTCGGCCGCATCAACAACGACAATTCCGACGTCCAGGCCGGCATCAATATCGTGCTGAAGGCGCTGGAAGCTCCGGTTCGCCAGATCTCGGAAAACGCCGGTGTCGAAGGCTCGATCGTGGTCGGCAAGATCCTGGAGAACAAGTCCGAGACCTTCGGCTTCGACGCCCAGACCGAGGAATATGTCGACATGGTCGACAAGGGCATCATCGACCCGGCCAAGGTGGTTCGTACCGCGCTGCAGGACGCTTCGTCGGTCGCGGGCCTCTTGGTGACCACCGAAGCCATGGTCGCCGAACTGCCGAGGGAACCGGCCCCGCCGATGCCCGGCGGTGGCGGCGGCATGGGTGGAATGGGCGGCATGGGCTTCTAA
- a CDS encoding co-chaperone GroES, protein MAKSKFRPLHDRVVVKRIDAEEKTKGGIIIPDSAKEKPSQGEVTAVGPGGRDEAGKLIPIDLKVGDRVLFGKWSGTEVKLDGEELLIMKESDIMGVLA, encoded by the coding sequence ATGGCCAAATCCAAATTCCGTCCGCTGCACGACCGCGTCGTCGTCAAGCGCATCGATGCCGAAGAGAAGACCAAGGGCGGCATCATCATTCCCGACAGCGCCAAGGAAAAGCCGTCGCAGGGCGAAGTCACCGCCGTGGGCCCGGGCGGCCGCGACGAGGCCGGCAAGCTGATTCCGATCGACCTCAAGGTCGGCGACCGCGTGCTGTTCGGCAAATGGTCGGGCACCGAAGTCAAGCTCGACGGCGAGGAACTCCTGATCATGAAGGAGTCCGACATCATGGGCGTGCTGGCTTAA
- a CDS encoding IS30 family transposase, which yields MGQCYGQLSLEERVEIYRLHAGGKSQNEIASALDRAPSTISRELRRNSRPTKVWAGGYEPVRAQQLAERRRRWDGRFKLARQPDLRNRVGKRLAMGHSPEQIAGRLALEHGRVIISHESIYRFIYHRAAQKDCWHRLLPRRKRRRGHRPGRSPASLIKQRRSITERPAEVEGRGTPGHWEADFMLFARCGQGLLVLHERQTRFNMVHRPLDRKAVRTARTIGRQLGKLPQAMRKTVSFDNGNEFAEHHRLHQTLGVQTFFCDPHSPWQKGGVENSIGRLRRLLPRKTDLKLITAADLKRHVQRLNDTPRKCLDFKTPAEAFSALKSIVALQT from the coding sequence ATGGGACAATGTTATGGCCAGCTCAGCCTTGAAGAGCGCGTTGAGATTTACCGCCTGCATGCAGGCGGTAAATCTCAAAACGAAATTGCGTCTGCGCTCGACCGGGCGCCATCGACGATCAGCCGGGAGCTGCGGCGCAATTCCCGGCCTACCAAGGTCTGGGCCGGGGGCTACGAGCCTGTCCGGGCTCAGCAATTGGCCGAGCGTCGGCGACGGTGGGATGGCCGCTTCAAGCTGGCGCGCCAGCCGGACCTGCGAAACCGCGTGGGCAAACGCCTTGCGATGGGACATTCCCCAGAGCAGATCGCTGGCCGGCTGGCGCTGGAACATGGTCGCGTCATCATCAGCCATGAGTCAATCTATCGTTTCATCTATCATCGTGCCGCTCAGAAGGATTGCTGGCACCGCCTGCTGCCGCGCCGCAAACGAAGACGAGGGCACCGTCCAGGACGCAGCCCCGCCAGCCTCATCAAACAACGGCGCTCGATCACCGAACGCCCCGCCGAGGTCGAAGGCCGCGGGACACCGGGCCATTGGGAAGCCGACTTCATGCTGTTCGCCCGATGTGGCCAAGGGTTGCTTGTTCTCCACGAACGGCAAACCCGCTTCAACATGGTTCACCGACCACTCGATCGAAAAGCTGTCCGCACCGCTCGGACCATCGGCCGTCAACTCGGCAAACTTCCCCAAGCAATGCGCAAAACCGTCAGCTTCGACAACGGGAACGAATTCGCCGAGCATCACAGGCTTCACCAAACCCTCGGCGTCCAGACCTTCTTCTGCGATCCCCATAGTCCCTGGCAAAAAGGCGGCGTGGAAAACTCCATCGGGCGCTTACGACGCCTGCTGCCCCGCAAAACTGACCTCAAACTCATCACGGCAGCCGACCTCAAGCGGCACGTTCAGCGCCTCAACGATACCCCACGCAAATGCCTGGACTTCAAGACGCCCGCCGAGGCATTCTCCGCACTCAAATCAATCGTTGCACTTCAAACGTGA
- a CDS encoding protein phosphatase CheZ, with amino-acid sequence MSVNRKRFRIEQALLGDAPIVMPAVEGGEIGPMHREIMAELRAIRVQMAGFGHTPAASTEQSEITREIAESHALLETYRAQIEQCAKLKVELDLIHDAINRTKREIATLHGKSFDGQEMAKVNGELGAVVGGTEQATQQILEAVEAIDQAATALSKNISPDQQKLLSEEIQERVVAIFEACNFQDLTGQRISKVMSTMKFIEQHINAMMDIWGGVDAIKAHAPPIVDTREGDAKLLNGPKLDGDDGHASQNDIDALFD; translated from the coding sequence ATGTCGGTCAATCGCAAACGTTTTCGTATTGAACAAGCCCTTCTGGGCGACGCGCCAATTGTCATGCCTGCCGTCGAAGGCGGCGAGATCGGTCCGATGCATCGTGAGATCATGGCCGAGTTGCGCGCGATCCGCGTACAGATGGCGGGCTTCGGCCACACCCCCGCCGCTTCGACCGAGCAGTCGGAGATCACGCGCGAGATTGCCGAATCGCACGCGTTGCTGGAAACCTATCGCGCCCAGATCGAGCAGTGCGCGAAGCTCAAGGTCGAGCTTGACCTTATTCACGACGCCATCAACCGTACCAAGCGCGAAATCGCCACGCTGCACGGCAAGAGCTTTGACGGCCAGGAAATGGCCAAGGTCAATGGCGAGCTCGGCGCCGTCGTCGGCGGCACCGAACAGGCCACCCAGCAGATTCTCGAGGCCGTCGAGGCGATCGACCAGGCCGCCACCGCATTGTCCAAGAACATCTCGCCCGACCAGCAAAAGCTGCTCAGCGAGGAAATCCAGGAACGCGTCGTCGCGATCTTCGAGGCCTGCAATTTCCAGGACTTGACGGGCCAGCGCATCAGCAAGGTGATGAGCACGATGAAGTTCATCGAGCAGCACATCAATGCGATGATGGACATCTGGGGCGGCGTCGACGCCATCAAGGCGCACGCCCCGCCGATCGTCGATACCCGCGAAGGCGACGCCAAGCTGCTGAACGGCCCGAAGCTGGACGGCGACGACGGTCACGCCTCGCAGAACGACATCGACGCCCTGTTCGATTGA
- a CDS encoding L,D-transpeptidase codes for MSGKISLALLASASCLCFASEASAIDASQITEPAVVYAGQPAPVRMASAERSNMGGGFIEFLFGDAPQGGRYQQQPAYQPQPDYGYGGRRALLPPMDPQSMRREEEMADPAQHPLDPKYEKQVVEYHGKESPGTIVIDTPNKFLFLVQGDGKALRYGVGVGRPGFTWSGVKTVSAKKEWPAWTPPPEMLARRPDLPRYMEGGPQNPLGARAMYLGSSLYRIHGSNEPWTIGTNVSSGCIRMRNEDVIDLYGRVGVGARVVVI; via the coding sequence ATGTCCGGAAAAATCTCCCTTGCGCTCCTCGCGAGCGCGTCTTGCCTTTGCTTCGCCAGTGAGGCCAGTGCGATCGACGCCTCGCAGATAACCGAACCCGCCGTGGTCTACGCCGGCCAGCCGGCGCCGGTGCGCATGGCTTCTGCCGAACGCTCCAACATGGGCGGCGGCTTCATCGAATTCCTGTTCGGCGATGCGCCGCAGGGCGGGCGCTATCAGCAACAGCCGGCCTATCAGCCGCAGCCCGATTACGGCTATGGCGGGCGGCGCGCGTTGCTGCCGCCGATGGATCCGCAGTCGATGCGCCGGGAGGAGGAGATGGCCGACCCCGCGCAGCATCCGCTCGATCCGAAATACGAAAAGCAGGTGGTCGAGTATCACGGCAAGGAAAGCCCGGGCACCATCGTGATCGACACCCCGAACAAGTTCCTGTTCCTGGTGCAGGGTGACGGCAAGGCGCTGCGCTACGGCGTCGGCGTCGGCCGGCCCGGCTTCACCTGGTCGGGCGTCAAGACCGTCTCCGCCAAGAAGGAATGGCCGGCCTGGACGCCGCCGCCGGAAATGCTGGCGCGTCGCCCCGATCTGCCGAGGTACATGGAAGGCGGCCCGCAAAATCCGCTCGGCGCGCGGGCGATGTATCTGGGTTCGTCGCTCTATCGCATCCACGGCTCCAACGAGCCCTGGACCATCGGCACCAACGTGTCGTCCGGCTGCATCCGGATGCGCAATGAAGACGTCATCGATCTCTACGGCCGCGTCGGCGTCGGCGCCAGGGTTGTGGTGATTTGA
- a CDS encoding DUF2076 domain-containing protein, translating to MTPQERQLIDDLFDRLTKLENAPRDADAMSAIMQGLRNAPNAVYALVQTALVQDEALKRADMRIQELEAAAGQQNQSGGFLDSMRDAIFGQNQQHGQNQGSVPNVRAPDMAGSGRPTWNTGQVLQQSQPPGQYGQPAYGQPYGGAQQQPPAFGGGGSFLGTAAAAAAGVVGGSLLAGSIRSMMGGGGNHQAFGDTAGRSGGVEDRRPWGDQSGGDLARDAGINDIGSSSRRADNNDNDSGSRQGFFDQASQDDDDDTDHDSDDFDGDDGDGGSDYA from the coding sequence ATGACACCGCAAGAACGCCAACTGATTGACGATCTTTTCGACCGCCTCACCAAGCTGGAGAACGCCCCGCGCGATGCGGACGCGATGTCAGCGATTATGCAGGGCCTGCGCAACGCGCCCAATGCGGTCTATGCGCTGGTGCAAACCGCGCTGGTGCAGGACGAAGCGCTGAAGCGCGCCGACATGCGCATCCAGGAATTGGAAGCGGCGGCGGGTCAGCAAAATCAATCCGGCGGCTTCCTCGATTCGATGCGTGACGCGATCTTCGGGCAGAACCAGCAGCATGGCCAAAACCAAGGCTCCGTGCCCAACGTTCGCGCGCCTGACATGGCCGGCAGCGGACGTCCGACCTGGAACACCGGACAGGTGCTACAGCAGAGCCAGCCGCCCGGACAATATGGGCAGCCGGCCTACGGCCAGCCTTATGGCGGCGCGCAGCAACAGCCGCCTGCGTTCGGCGGTGGCGGCTCGTTCCTCGGAACGGCGGCGGCAGCCGCGGCCGGCGTGGTCGGCGGATCGCTATTGGCCGGCAGCATCCGCTCGATGATGGGCGGCGGCGGCAACCACCAGGCGTTCGGCGACACGGCAGGCCGTAGCGGCGGTGTCGAAGACCGCAGGCCGTGGGGCGACCAGTCCGGCGGCGATCTGGCGCGCGATGCCGGGATCAACGACATCGGTTCGTCGAGCCGGCGCGCCGACAACAACGATAACGATTCCGGCTCGCGGCAGGGATTCTTCGATCAGGCCTCGCAGGATGATGATGACGACACGGACCACGATTCCGACGACTTCGACGGCGACGATGGCGATGGCGGCAGCGATTACGCATGA